One Nematostella vectensis chromosome 10, jaNemVect1.1, whole genome shotgun sequence genomic window, GCTGTTTGCGATAATAACATTAACAAAAGGGAAATGCAACGTACCTTGATAGGCCAGGCTGGCAAAGGTTCGAGGAAGGTTGCAGCATACGGGTAATtgactgaaaaaaaacatgcatttAATCATTAGCAgtcaaaaatacagtaaatgtaggagacattatctaaaatacaggagaaaatgccttaaGAATCCCTTTTGGttcccctcctgttaaaaatcctggctacgccgctgccaTGACTCACTGACTCACCCATCGCAAGGTTGGCCCAGGTCTCGGATAGCCAGTCCTGAAGCTGCGTCACGTTGTACTTGGTTTTGATAGGCGAACAGGTGTTGAACACAGAGGTCAGAGTCTTACGTCCGCTTTCTGTCAACAAAACATCGTCATGGTCAGTCACACTCACTTTCGTTTGATTTCCACTGATTGCACAGCCATTCcactactggtcatttcctatatatatttcaaatatttgggAGAATGGGGGATGTGCCCCAAGTTCTCCACCCATTTAACGTATTCATGTTTCCTACTGATTGCACATCGAGGAGGAGAATGGGCATCAGGGAGGGATAAAACCACAAAACCGCAACTAATACCAACCCAAACCTATACACTTTAATACCGCATTCAAAAAGTAATCCATAAACCGCGCGGCTATAAACCACGCAGTCCACTTGTCTAGAGATACCGCGGAGTGAAATACGAAAAAGACGCCCAATTAAATTCAAATTGATCACTATTACCATGGAAGCTATTACCTAGTAACGCCCCCGTTCTACATATGGACTTTctgaaaaacaattatattaGAATTACATATCCTGTCATTggcaattttatttatttccctgTCATGTCGAGTTATCTAAGATGCATTTGCTTTGGGCAATTTTAGGGACTCATATTCACCCTTGAACCAATCGCTTGGCAACGCCCATGTCACGTGACTACTTACGTGTGGCTCCTAGCTTCTCAATAACAGACCAGGATTTTCGGATGGCGTTTACACAGCTATCCCCACCATCTCGATGGAAGTCTTTTGTGACGATCTCATTAAAGCCCTGATTGTTAAAATACATTCCAAAGAACgtgtttttaaaaagttttataAGCCGAGGACCGAGAGTGCACTTGCTGTAAAACTTTTTCTGGTACCTAGCTTATTGCACATAAGTGCTTTTTGCTAgatgaggggggagggggggcccGTGTAATCACAACTGTTACCCTTATCTATACTTACATAGCGTGGACAGTTGAAAAATTGTGAAAAAAGACCGGAAATAAAATGTTAGAAATGCTAAAATcacacatttattttcttttttgcctTTGTTAAGGTTGGCTCAGGGGAATTCTTAAACGTTTTGAGCCTCGCCCCTGAGTGATATCTACTATCTCTCATAGCCTTGCCCCTGTGTGATATCTCATAGCCTCGCCCCTGTGTGATATCTCATACCGTCGCCCCTGTGTGATATCTCATAGCCTCGGCCTCGCCCCTGTGTGATATCTCATACCGTCGCCCCTGTGTGATATCTCATAGCATCGCCCCTGTGTGATATCTCATAGCCTCGGCCTCACCCCTGTGTGATCTCATAGCCTCGCCCCTGTGTGATATCTCATAGCCTCGCCCCTGTGTGATATCTCATAGCCTCGCCCCTGTGTAATATCTACTATCTCTCATAGCCCCTGTGTGTCTATAACGCGTTGCTTTGTACCTACCTCGCATGGGGTTAAACCCTGGAAGTAAAGAATAGGAGCGGACGCTGCCAGGGCTCTgtagaaatacaaaaaaggtATGAACGGATAGAAAAGACTTTGAACATTATCATGTGCAAATATTGCTAGTAAAAAAGCTATAAACATTCGTGTAATGTATATAGTCATACTTACGCTGTGACAAGATTTGGATACTTCATTCGTATCCAGGATGAAAGCATTCCTAGAATAGGAATGAAGAGAGCATTATTGGAATGCAGAGGTGCATTCGGTATGCAGAGAGGCACGTTTGTGGAAAGCTCTGCTATATCTCTTTCTTTTATTCGAAATTCCCAGGAACACATGCGCAAATGCAAGCGCAACATATTCACAAAAATTACGTTTGTTTCTATCTTGCTCTTGTAATAGAGGGTCAAGAATTCATTGCGTTTGTGCGTGCACTTTGTGCGAACAAGTGTCTACTGCACTtgccccctacccctccccccccccccgacgtTTATCTTGGGACCCTGTGCTTATACAACAAAGCGAGAGGGCGGTGGGGTGGAAGGGGAACTTGTGCATTGCTGTACGAAGCAGGAAAGCATGCTTTTCTGACGTACCAGTTCccctataataataataataataataataataataataataataataataataataataataataataataataataataataataataataataataataataatacccGTTTATTAGTCCTCTCGTAGCCTTAAAAGCTAAATTACAGAAATTCCAAtatcaaatataataaataatgatttattgatacaatataataaatataaaggtAGTATGGGCAGTCAGATAGCCAAGGCCAGCGCGTGTTTGTTTGTGACAAAGTTGCAAAATCTATTTGTCGCAAAAGGTTTGATGTGATTGCCTATCcgattattgtattgtattctaATTCCAGGCAGATAAGGAATCGTTCCATAGTGACACAACGCTCGGCTTAAGAGTTCAATAGTGGATTATTTATTGCTGTTGCATCTAGCAGCTCTTGTGGGTGATGAAAACACATCTGATATTAAGGTCTATGTCATCCTCATTTCAATCTAAAAACCATCTCGCTTCGGACTTATGGCAACGCTTGACTTCGTTTGGTCTATCTAGAGTCAAGCCAACACGTCGAGGTCTCCGTGGCGGCTCCAGGAGGAGGCTAGCCTTTCAGCGACCAGCACCGGCTCCGAATCCAGATGTCCAAGACCAGCAAATCTACTACGACTGCATTTTAGCCTCTTCCTCCCAAGTCGTGCAAGGAAACCTTCAAGACGAGAGTAATTTACATAACTCTCTTCCTTCTACATTAAATATTCAGATTGACACCTCGCAGCCGGCTGATGAAAACAACGGTTCCATTCCAGTGATGACGTCGCGAAACAACCCGCGCACACGCTCATCTGGTGTGCGCCGGCAGAACCTGTCGAGTTCGAGCTATTAATCCACCTCATCAAAAGGCAGTGCAGGCAGCACCTGGTGTTAGTGTTCTTCTAGCTAACACCATGTCCATTGCTCCGAAAATTGACGAAGTACGGCTGGTCATGTCTGACAAAaaccctgttttttttttttttttttttttttaccgaaaCTTGGCTGAGGGATACTATTAGTCCCAACCTCTTGGACATCCCAGGATACAATTTTACTGCGAGAAAACGTACTACAGGCATCCATGGCGGCATTGGTCTCTACGTTAAATCGACCATCAAGTTCAAAACTCTGTTTCATCTACACGATCCAGTTTTCGAAACCCTATGGAATTGGCTTCGGCCAGCTAGACTTCCGCGAGGCGTCCCTTGCCTGATCGCTGGCACCATCTAGCATCCGGAGCAAACGGTTAACGACCAAGGAATGATTGACCACCTAGTGACGACCTTGACTGCGGCAGAAGGGCAATATCCTGGCTGTGGGTTTCTCCTTTGCGGTGATTTTAATCAGTTAAACACTAAACGCATCCAAGCCCAGTTCAAGTTAAAGCAACTTGTCAACAAACCAACAAGAGGTGAACGTATACTAGATCTAGTGTTGACCAATATGCCGCAGTTTTACGATTCGAACTCAATTGAAATCCTGCCACCATTCGGCTTGTCGGATCACAACGTTGTCGTCCTGCGCCCAAAACTAAGATCTCCTCGCAATGGACCTAGCCGCAAATCCATATCACGCCGCGACACACGCCCAAGCAGGACACTCGAACTCGGCCGTTATCTCGCTGCCGTTGATTGGTCACCTGTTGAGTCAGCAGTTGGTTGCTCGCAAAAACTCCAGCTACTAACTGACTCCATTATGACCGGTTTCAATATCATCATGCCTATAAAGAAATCCAAGCTCCATGTCAACGATGCCCCCTGGGTGACCCCGCAGTTCAAGAACTCATCCATCTTCGCCAATCAGCGTTCACCAAGGGCGACACTGTGCGCTTCCGGCATTACAGAAACGCAGTTAACCGCGAACGGAAAGCGCTTAGAGCCAAGTTCTACGCGTCTAAAGTGAGCCACCTGAAGGATTCCAAACCAAGCCAATGGTGGAGTAATGTCAAGCGTATCGCAGGTATAAATCCCGCTTCTGGCTCTGGGGACCTCATCTCCACCTTACAAGTTGAAGGCTTTGACCGCCTTTCGGAAAGTGACATTGTTAACAAGTTTAACAGTGCCTTCCTGGAACCAATGCTCCCCTTCAAAAGGCTTGAGTCTCTTCCAATCCCAGACAAAGTCACTGTCTCGATGACTGTCTCTGAGCCTGCTGTGCTCACCGCTTTATCCGGGAAGGCGGCCGGACCTGATGGTGTGCCGAATTGGCTCCTTAAAGACTACGCTGATATACTCGCTAGTTTCGTCACCTCTGTCCTCAACAGCAGTTTTGCCGAGCAAGGTCTTCCCTCGGCATGGAAAATGGCTGACGTAGTTCCCGTCCCTAAGGAGAAACCCGTAACATGCATCGCTAAACATCTTCGCCCCATCTCTTTGACGCCTACTCTGTCCAAACTTGCTGAAGGTTTCATTGTCAGTCGCCACATCGCTCCAGCCGTTTTGGTTAAAACCTCCATGATCCACCATTAAGCCCAAGCCACTGACGGCACCGGTGCCGCTGTGAGAGTAGTGCTTTTCGATTACCGGAAAGCCTTTGACCTTATCGACCACAATCTACTTGTACGCAAGATCTTTGAGCTGGACACCCCACGGGCTGTTGCACTCTGGGTGGTGGATTTCTTAACGGATAGACAACAACGCGTCAAGATGTCATCAGACTGCCTGTCTGAGTGGGGTCCTGTCCCCGCTGGAGTTCCACAAGGGACCAAATCTGGTTATTTATCCTTATGATAAATGACCTAAGGGTTCCTGGAGCTAAGACCTGGAAGTACGACGACGATACAACCGTTGCCAACGTCGTGCCGCGAGGCGTGCTGGGTGATGTGCAATCCGCAGTTCAAGTAGTGGCTGATTGGTCGAACCAACAGAATATGGAACTGAATGCTGACAAGTGTAAGGTCATGACGAttgattttaagaaaaacaaacatgttTTCGGGCCGGTCACCGTTAATGGAAAGGAACTGCCTGTAGTCAAATCTGCTAAAATCTTAGGGATGACTCTATCTGATGATCTCACTTGGAACAATCACGTAACTGATTAAAAAAGCGAATAAGAGATTGTATTTCTTAGTCCTTCTTAAAAGGGCTGGTCTGAATTATAGCGATATTGTCAATATACATTGTACCATGATTAGACCTGTACTAGAATACTGTTCAAATGTCTACCACAACGCTCTTCCAAAATATCTATCTGATGACATTGAGCGTGTCCTGCGTTATAGCTCCTGATCTCTCCTATCAAGAGTGTCTGGCGAACTTTGATCTGAACAGCTTAAGTGAGAGACGCTCAGAAAGCTGTATCAAAGTTTTCAATGACATTTTGAATAACGATGATCACAAGCTTAGATCTCTACTGCCCCCCAAACACCTGGGCTTGTATAACACCCGGAAAAAGCGTCAATCCGACCACCCGCGTTATTGTACAAACAGGTATAAGAACTCGTTCATCCCGGTAATGTGCTGTAAGGCAGACCTTATGTAAATAGTAGATTTTCAACTTTTAGATCAGTTTTATTATTCCCCAATACTTGTAAATAGGTCCTcatttaatatatatttattcatttttatctCTTATTAATTGTAAAATATTATGCAGTTCAGCCTTTGGCTGCTATTTTTAATATTGCCCAATGAACTATCTATCTATTGACACATACCGCCATATGAGCCGCCTATCGCTATGaccgggcttcctgtggcacCAGGAGTGGTGAGCTGAAACGGTTAACACGCAAACGAGGCTAAAGCAAAAAGACAATGGAGACACACAGCCAGCCCCATGTAATGTAAAGGCTTGCAAAGGATTCAGAGACAGATGGACTTTTTGTTGGCAAGCACTGCTTCCTGGGAAGGCCCCATAACACTTTGCGTGCTTCGCCTCCCTTTTAACTCTTAGCGACTGGGCACGAGTTGTTACCGCTGATTGTTACTTCTTGCCTTTGTATTTGCTTTACCTTGATATGACGTATGAGCGTAGCGAAGTCCGCCAATGCTTGCTCAGAAGAGaggtaaccaagatattttggGCTCTAAAAAGTGACATTgaatcatcattgtcatcaccattcATCATTATTGCCATCTTCATCGTCTTCAACGTGGCGATCCCCACCCAAAAGCAAAATGATTCTGAATTTGTCGACTTAAAAAAACGGATTTACATGAACCCCTTTGGTTTAGAGACAAGGGAGTAGGGAGAATGATGAGATCATCATCGCCGtcttcatcataatcatcaccattactttCATCACAATAACCAGAGTCGTCACGCGATCACCTCTATCATattcgtcatcatcatcatcattatcattattgtaATCACCATCACTTCTACCACAATATAATAATCATAGTCTTCACAGCCACCATCATCCAATTTTCATAATCGTTATAACAAATACAATCACTTTACCACAATATAATAATCATAGTCGTTTTATATAATCGTTTATATATAGTCCTATACACAGTCGAATTCagcgcattgcgtgacagaggtcagCAGAACGAACGGTAGAAAACTacttcatcattatcaccctcCATTATCCTTAAGCTCGTTTGACGCACCTCGTATGAGCGTTTTCCAAACGGTAGCGTCTCTCCGTAGTACCTGTGCTCTGCAAAAACTAGCATAGCACCAAACTCCTTTGCATTATCCCACATGAAGCCCTGACAATGAAAACACGTCAATCATAGGCACGACGGCCAATGTATGCCCGTGGTCATGCAACACACTTGGTGGCGTGACAGCAGGGGTGAAATGCATGGCGTGGTCATGCAACTCACTTGGTAGCATGACATCAGGGGTGAAATGCATGGCGTGGTCATGCAACTCACTTGGTAGCATGACAGCAGGGGTAAAATGTATGCCCGTGGTCATGCAACTCACTTGGTAGCATGACAGCAGGGGTAAAATGTATGCCCGTGGTCATGCAACTCACTTGGTGGCGTGACAGCAGGGGTGAAATGTATGGCCGTGGTCATGCAACTCACTTGGTGGCGTGACAGCAGGGGTGAAATGTATGGCCGTGGTCATGCAACACACTTGGTAGCGTGACAGCAGGGGTGAAATGTATGGCCGTGGTCATGCAACTCACTTGGTGGCGTGACAGCAGGGGTGAAATGTATGGCCGTGGTCATGCAACACACTTGGTAGCGTGACAGCAGGGGTGAAATGTATGGCCGTGGTCATGCAACACACTTGGTAGCGTGACAGCAGGGGTGAAATGTATGGCCGTGGTCATGCAACACACTTGGTGGCGTGACAGCAGGGGTGAAATGCATGGCGTGGTCATGCAACTCACTTGGTAGCATGACAGCAGGGGTAAAATGTATGCCCGTGGTCATGCAACTCACTTGGTGGCGTGACAGCAGGGGTGAAATGTATGGCCGTGGTCATGCAACACACTTGGTAGCGTGACAGCAGGGGTGAAATGTATGGCCGTGGTCATGCAACTCACTTGGTGGCGTGACAGCAGGGGTGAAATGTATGGCCGTGGTCATGCAACACACTTGGTAGCGTGACAGCAGGGGTGAAATGTATGGCCGTGGTCATGCAACACACTTGGTAGCGTGACAGCAGGGGTGAAATGTATGGCCGTGGTCATGCAACACACTTGGTGGCGTGACAGCAGGGGTGAAATGCATGGCGTGGTCATGCAACTCACTTGGTAGCATGACAGCAGGGGTAAAATGTATGCCCGTGGTCATGCAACTCACTTGGTGGCGTGACAGCAGGGGTGAAATGTATGGCCGTGGTCATGCAACACACTTGGTGGCGTGACAGCAGGGGTAAAATGCATGCCCGTGGCCATGCAACACACTTGGTGGCGTGACAGCAGGGGTGAAATGTATGGCCGTGGTCATGCAACACACTTGGTGGCGTGACAGCAGGGGTGAAATGTATGGCCGTGGCCATGCAACACACTTGGTGGCGTGACAGCAGGGGTGAAATGTATGGCCGTGGTCATGCAACACACTTGGTGGCGTGACAGCAGGGGTGAAATGTATGGCCGTGGCCATGCAACACACTTGGTGGCGTGACAGCAGGGGTGAAATGTATGGCCGTGGTCATGCAACACACTTGGTGGCGTGACAGCAGGGGTGAAATGTATGCCCGTGGTCATGCAACACACTTGGTGGCGTGACAGCAGGGGTGAAATGTATGGCCGTGGTCATGCAACACACTTGGTGGCGTGACAGTAGGGTTGAAATGTATGCCCGTGGTCATGCAACACACTTGGTGGCGTGACAGCAGGGGTGAAATGTATGGCCGTGGTCATGCAACACACTTGGTGGCGTGACAGCAGGGGTGAAATGTATGCCCGTGGTCATGCAACACACTTGGTGGCGTGACAGCAGGGGTGAAATGTATGGCCGTGGTCATGCAACACACTTGGTGGCGTGACAGTAGGGTTGAAATGTATGCCCGTGGTCATGCAACACACTTGGTGGCGTGACAGCAGGGGTGAAATGTATGGCCGTGGTCATGCAACACACTTGGTGGCGTGACAGCAGGGGTGAAATGTATGCCCGTGGTCATGCAACACACTTGGTGGCGTGACAGCAGGGGTGAAATGTATGGCCGTGGTCATGCAACACACTTGGTGGCGTGACAGCAGGGGTGAAATGTATGCCCGTGGCCATGCAACACACTTGGTGGCGTGACAGCAGGGGTGAAATGTATGCCCGTGGTCATGCAACACACTTGGTGGCGTGACAGCAGGGGTGAAATGTATGGCCGTGGTCATGCAACACACTTGGTGGCGTGACAGCAGGGGTGAAATGTATGCCCGTGGTCATGCAACACACTTGGTGGCGTGACAGCAGGGGTGAAATGCATGGCGTGGTCATGCAACACACTTGGTGGCGTGACAGTAGGGGTGAAATGTATGGCCGTGGTCATGCAACACACTTGGTGGCGTGACAGCAGGGGTGAAATGCATGGCGTGGTCATGCAACTCACTTGGTAGCGTGACAGCAGGGGTGAAATGTATGGCCGTGGTCATGCAACACACTTGGTGGCGTGACAGCAGGGGTAAAATGTATGGCCGTGGTCATGTAATAACACACTTGGTGGCGTGACAGCAGGGGTGAAATGTATGCCCGTGGTCATGCAACATACTTGGTGGCGTGACAGCAGGGGTAAAATGTATGCCCGTGGTCATGCAACACACTTGCAACATACGTGAAATGTATGGCGTGTATGATGATAAGTGCAGAAGGCAAAGCAAGATATTTTAATTAATAACAGAATTTCTAAAAGACGGGCAAGAAACTTGTGATATCTAAAACCTGAATGCCTTGTTTTTCGAATAGCGCGAGATCAGCAAAGATGTAGTGAAAGCTTGCGTGGAGATTCTACATCGGCCGCCCAaaaacacaggatacccaaaaAGAGCGCTCACGCGCTTGTACTTACGGTGTTGTTAGCGAACCATGTGATGTCACCTTCATTCCCGGTGTAGAAGAAGATGGGTCCACCTTTGCGCCAATTCGCGATATTCACAAGATATCTTTGACTGAACGTAGCGCTCGTGCGGAAGTTAAAGTGGTCAAGCTAAAATGCGAGAAAAAGATATgtcaataataggtaataaTATGTCAATAATAGATAATAATATGTCAATAATAGATAATAATATGTCAATAATAGATAATAATACGTCAATAATAGATAATAATACGTCAATAATAGATAATAATACGTCAATAATAGATAATACTATATCAATAATAGTTAATAATATGTCAATAATAGATAATAATATGTCAATAATAGATAATAATACGTCAATAATAAATACTAATATGTCAATAATAGATAATAATATGTCAATAATAGATAACAATATGTCAATAATAGATAATAATATgtcaataataggtaataaTATGTCAATAATAGATAATAATATgtcaataataggtaataaTAGGTAATAATATGTCAATAATAGATAATAATATGTCAATAATAGATAATACTATGTCAATGATAGATAATACTATGTCAATAATAGATAATAATATGTCAATAATAGATAATAATATGTCAATAATAGATAATAATATGTCAATAATAGATAATAATATgtcaataataggtaataaTATGTCAATAATAGATAATACGCGCTCAGAGGATCCCTCCTGACAAGCCTGCGTACCAAGCGTTTCGCGAAAAATGGGGCAAGCGCAAAGAAGAGAAGGTTTCGTTCTCTATTTCCGTTGAtactccacagaaacgcttgctacggaGGCTACCTCATGGCACACAACATTTTCAGGAGATATCGCGGCGTTTGCTTTTTACGGCCAACGACAAATCTTTAATGTTTAAGATAAGAATAATgataagaaataaagaaaatagagGCAAAATGCATCAACTAATGTCAATATGATACCAATTAATGGTTTAATTTAAAATCATTtctaaattaaataaatacaaagttTAAACATGCCTTATAACATTTTACAAATATTATCCACGGCTGATATTCTAATTAATCGCGCTCTTTACGGATCAGCAATTAATCCTTGACGGATGACCAGCATATAAAACTAACCTTTTGAGTGAAGTACTTCGTTTCATAAACACAAAATTTGCACGCAGACTTCTTACTCAGGAAAGAAAGGTCCGATTTCTTTGGAGACGGAAATCGGGCAAAGCGAAGAGATTCTGTGAGCACAAGACAGCACAAAAGAAGAACTGCTCCAAACACTCGCTGCATCGACATCTTGCAAATGGTGATCAAAACTTGCTTGTAGCCGTCTTCATAGGGGTTTTCTCGTGACTTCCGTAACGCACGGCTAACAAAAGCGAAGGGTCATGCTACACTCACATGATTAAACTACACATTTGCCTTCTTTTTGTCTTGTATTTTCTATAGATATAGAGAAAGCAAAAATCATAGGGGCCCATCATACTGTGAATTAGTATCATGCTTTTAGGAaaaggtcattatttatcgggggggggggggggggggaggggggctgctaagcttaacccattgactccgggctatttttgagctgaatttacaaaaaacagactgaaaacagatacctccccccctattctgagttttatacagcccgtcaaagtcaaacacagctgcaccagtcataggtatccaagctttccaacagtgctttgcggtccccacttttaatccctcgtcgttgtgctgaagccagcacaagttggtggttgcttgtatttttcatcaaaaatacagctatgagcatattaggaaagtgtctcaggacatcatgaagtctttttggggcataattgagtgttttgcttatggatatttgaaagcaaaggtggattcatgatgattttttcttgtttggctttgcctggatgagaaaataattttctaatgaatcactacagctctcctaaatgctgtcttttctgaaaccaaattgattgcaaaattgtttacactgctattctgggtctgtatgacctggaattgatttttttggctttggggtgaaaaaacttataaaaaaccatctgattttggggagaggagtgttgactgacCCTCCCCTTGTGAATTTTttcctggatctcccagaatgcttttcaatccgtaaaggcatcttcgtggttttacaagccttcaaggagtggacattgtgttttgaggccatggaaatgaatctggaggatcagaataaagatatctatttgtgtcttgagctgtgtttgctgatctctctcccttgtgttgtattttgagcgttttattgagaggggtgattctgcttttctttccttgttcgatttgaaatttgtcaaagaacctgtgctattatttggcttaagagtagttgccaataCTTAGACtgatgaattttttgggttgtgggtactttcCAAAGCCGGTAATGCACAAAAATGATgacactccccccccccccatcccgcAGAAAGGCGACCAAATTAAGGCCCTCCCACAGAAccaaaaaagctaaaaaagcGGGTACTTTATGTGAAACTATACTCTAGTGTTGACATGCTCTACGTATGACACATTCTTCCAGGAGCACCTAGTTTGCTCTTAGCATCGAATATAACTTTTTGCCTTAAACTTTGTTAACGTCGCCTTAAATTCATTATTTTTCGCAAGATGATTAAAGTCGATGGCCTTAAcattttcgtaatgttttcttgctggtgatgacgtcacatcatagagcacgtgacaaaattgttttttttcctttccgCCGGTGGGGAAAACAGCTTGGACAAACGTTAACTAAATAAGCGTTGACTTTGTGTGTGTCATATGATAGCGTTTTAGCATCCGGCATTTTCTCTGCCGTTTACAAGacattaaatattttgttaagtcacgtgacctgctGCGAATTAAAATGTTGATTTGTGACCGAAAGGCTAAACTTTTCTTGCCGGTTAAGACATCAGTATACAGATGTGTTTCAAAGGAACATAAAAACAtgcgatgttttctttttcatagcGTATCCACCAGCGGagaattttttgaaatattgatttgcaaaagtcacgtgattggctggatgacgtcatcactcaaaataaaatattaccaATCAGCTAACATTTCCGAGTTTGATGTTTTGACCAAAAATGGTGCATTTAAAGCAATGTTTACTCACTTTAAGGCAACTTTCAAAAATTCAACTGTTTTAGCTTATGTTCCAAGCCTAATTCTATAACTGTATGAGTGTAAAGCccgaaatgtaataaacaccaACAGATGTAATAAACCCATAATAAAAAAGTTGTCCACAAATGTAGTAAACCCACAATTGTAATAAGGAGCACTTTTTAAGGTGTCGTGCTgtacaaacaaagaaaaagaaaggcgATTGGGCACTTTGCCCCAAAATATGATATGCTTTATAAGGGGCTCTCGGGTTCTCCCCAGAAAATCTTTGAAATTTCTGACTTTTAGGATGCTCGGAAATTGATCGGAGTACCTGTTCAAAAAATAAGGCCCTCCACTA contains:
- the LOC5507436 gene encoding lysosomal Pro-X carboxypeptidase yields the protein MSMQRVFGAVLLLCCLVLTESLRFARFPSPKKSDLSFLSKKSACKFCVYETKYFTQKLDHFNFRTSATFSQRYLVNIANWRKGGPIFFYTGNEGDITWFANNTGFMWDNAKEFGAMLVFAEHRYYGETLPFGKRSYESPKYLGYLSSEQALADFATLIRHIKLTTPGATGSPVIAIGGSYGGMLSSWIRMKYPNLVTAALAASAPILYFQGLTPCEGFNEIVTKDFHRDGGDSCVNAIRKSWSVIEKLGATQSGRKTLTSVFNTCSPIKTKYNVTQLQDWLSETWANLAMVNYPYAATFLEPLPAWPIKKVCSHLTDADLPDVALLKAVAGAVGVYYNSSGQAKCFNLSQQAVSSLGDKGWDFQACTEMVMPMCSDGVNDMFKPVKWDFEAFAESCQDSYGVRPRQYWVEVQYGGRDISAHSNIIFSNGLLDPWFAGGVTKSLSPSLVAVLVEEGAHHLDLRHSNPADPPSLIKARQTEKEYLHRWISEYYKNKETEDRRLNKVLYRMDKKWATFADKFLYRRNRRPRVHVFSRESIDQ